A single region of the Rhipicephalus microplus isolate Deutch F79 chromosome 10, USDA_Rmic, whole genome shotgun sequence genome encodes:
- the LOC142774172 gene encoding uncharacterized protein LOC142774172, with protein sequence MRTLYGVTGFSRTLTEAAKDEDSRGVSRLPPTTTPNADQVAKCPPAVKVPSDEWLPRRLSQLGIPYIPRDGTKEKAKLTSGTSGVASGDRSAESDSELSSDPAESSGRSDSKARRPPGKEFASKSEGPTSASATRGRQEKKATSRWDSEYDRDAARSEPERRSPQGPEFLVQTALQAGATSPFSVHSATSDEKRPHEESEKRDEAEPRVQHGMAAVASSVARTTGSKHQRPHRVDDRQAFDFFGLNTLE encoded by the exons ATGCGCACACTATATGGTGTTACGGGATTTTCTCGCACCCTTACAGAGGCAGCGAAAGACGAAGACAGCCGTGGTGTGTCTCGGCTACCTCCGACTACGACGCCGAACGCCGACCAGGTAGCAAAATGCCCGCCTGCCGTCAAGGTGCCTAGCGACGAATGGCTGCCGCGACGCCTGTCTCAACTGGGTATACCCTACATACCTCGAGACGGGACCAAGGAGAAGGCGAAACTGACTTCCGGAACTTCGGGCGTTGCATCCGGTGATCGGTCGGCGGAAAGTGACTCGGAGCTCAGCTCTGATCCGGCAG AGAGCAGTGGAAGATCGGACAGCAAGGCTCGTCGACCGCCGGGCAAAGAGTTCGCGAGCAAAAGCGAAGGGCCCACTTCGGCGTCCGCTACAAGGGGACGTCAGGAGAAGAAGGCTACCTCCAGATGGGACTCCGAATACGATAGAGACGCTGCGCGCAG CGAGCCAGAGCGGAGGTCGCCTCAAGGACCGGAATTCCTGGTGCAGACAGCGCTGCAGGCTGGAGCCACGTCGCCGTTCAGCGTGCACAGCGCGACCTCCGACGAGAAACGACCGCACGAAGAGTCGGAGAAAAGGGACGAGGCGGAACCCAGGGTTCAGCACGGCATGGCGGCTGTGGCCTCATCCGTTGCTAGGACAACCGGAAGCAAGCACCAGCGGCCGCACAGAGTGGACGACCGGCAAGCGTTTGATTTCTTTGGCTTAAACACCTTAGAATAA